In Dehalogenimonas etheniformans, one genomic interval encodes:
- a CDS encoding DEAD/DEAH box helicase, which yields MTVFLNEVGASRIRLDISSKPTLITDSSFREALMAFMIIDQDTSSITIDTSPDIIEAITFLTESFDAANIPYTLSSTLETIAQSKHHERQIIKSITAPECPDQLELPEQIPGLLKGVALLPHQSRGLKKTIFVQNMAEFSVQGAGKTLITLAAFRVWQHQGVIVKMIVIGPTSSRKPWEDEIHRWLNHTEVLRWSGSALHRTRLVSLFGRTEIILCTYETAIRDVEMLSNLLKTYPTLVVLDESHYIKNFDGGARAEMATKLAPLAKRRMILTGTPAPHSLLDLWNQFAFLWPTQVNELLGTRVTFQTRIEQGHDSPGALGRRLQPFFHRTTQAELQLPAPQSHFVKISSEKVPQNQTRILRLLEARLKSEIRKMEEVRSNQELVMRWRKARIIRLLQAASNPGLLTTTLSWLGNDLCDFETGDLSSEIEKFARGELLSGKISWTVEKAKEIIAEGKKVVIWTWWVENLQLLVNLFSGYSPLVVYGDIKPFQEDWDDKEEISREKNISEFLNDPNRMLLLANPAACAESISLHRECHDAIYLDRTYNCGQFLQSMNRIHRVGLPPNAITRYWIPYLDCAIERSVNQRLTKRQETLYQFLNDSTAILGFDEDDQAEIADTNDEIGSAFLSLTTELQNSPPT from the coding sequence ATGACCGTTTTCCTCAATGAAGTCGGGGCGTCTAGGATTCGTCTAGATATCAGCTCAAAGCCGACCCTTATAACTGATTCAAGCTTCCGTGAAGCCCTCATGGCCTTCATGATTATCGACCAGGATACTTCTTCGATAACAATCGACACTTCTCCAGATATCATAGAGGCGATTACGTTTTTAACTGAGTCATTCGATGCAGCGAATATCCCTTACACATTGAGCTCAACACTTGAGACAATTGCTCAAAGTAAGCATCACGAGCGCCAGATAATAAAAAGTATCACCGCTCCAGAATGTCCAGACCAATTAGAATTGCCTGAACAGATACCTGGCCTATTGAAAGGAGTTGCGTTACTACCACATCAATCTAGAGGATTGAAAAAAACTATATTTGTGCAGAATATGGCGGAGTTTTCCGTACAGGGGGCTGGCAAAACACTTATTACGCTAGCGGCATTCCGTGTTTGGCAACACCAAGGCGTGATAGTCAAGATGATAGTAATCGGACCTACGAGCAGCCGGAAACCATGGGAAGACGAGATTCATCGTTGGCTCAATCACACTGAAGTTTTGCGGTGGTCCGGATCAGCTTTGCATCGGACGCGGCTAGTATCTCTTTTCGGTAGAACGGAGATAATTTTGTGTACATACGAGACCGCGATTCGAGACGTTGAAATGTTATCAAATCTACTAAAAACATATCCAACGTTAGTTGTGTTGGATGAGTCTCATTATATTAAAAATTTCGATGGTGGTGCGCGGGCTGAGATGGCAACCAAACTTGCCCCATTGGCCAAACGGCGCATGATTCTTACTGGAACTCCTGCTCCACATTCTTTGCTTGACCTTTGGAATCAATTCGCATTCCTATGGCCGACACAGGTCAATGAGTTGCTCGGTACGAGGGTGACATTTCAAACGCGTATAGAACAAGGACATGACTCTCCCGGAGCTTTGGGAAGAAGGCTCCAACCCTTCTTTCATCGGACTACTCAAGCAGAACTTCAACTTCCTGCGCCCCAGAGTCACTTCGTCAAAATCAGTTCTGAAAAAGTTCCACAAAATCAAACAAGAATACTGCGCCTTCTTGAAGCCCGACTAAAATCTGAAATTCGAAAAATGGAAGAAGTCAGATCAAATCAGGAACTCGTCATGAGGTGGCGTAAAGCTAGAATTATCCGGTTATTACAAGCAGCTTCAAACCCAGGTTTGCTTACAACGACGCTTAGTTGGCTAGGTAATGATTTATGTGATTTTGAAACGGGAGATCTTTCGTCTGAGATTGAAAAATTCGCACGTGGAGAGCTTCTCTCAGGGAAAATTAGTTGGACTGTCGAGAAAGCAAAAGAAATTATTGCAGAAGGTAAAAAAGTTGTTATTTGGACCTGGTGGGTCGAGAATCTTCAATTACTTGTTAATCTTTTTTCTGGTTATAGTCCACTCGTTGTGTACGGCGATATCAAACCTTTCCAAGAAGATTGGGATGACAAGGAAGAAATTAGCAGAGAAAAGAATATATCTGAATTCTTGAACGATCCGAATAGAATGCTTTTACTTGCCAACCCCGCTGCTTGTGCCGAATCGATCTCACTCCATCGAGAATGCCACGATGCGATATATCTGGATAGAACATACAATTGTGGGCAATTCCTGCAATCCATGAATCGTATTCATCGCGTTGGCCTTCCACCAAATGCAATCACTAGATACTGGATCCCTTACTTGGATTGCGCGATTGAAAGATCGGTTAATCAACGATTAACCAAACGACAGGAGACCCTATATCAATTCCTAAACGACAGCACAGCGATATTAGGTTTTGACGAAGACGACCAAGCAGAGATTGCGGATACTAACGATGAAATAGGTTCAGCCTTCCTCAGTCTTACCACCGAACTACAGAATAGTCCACCGACATGA
- a CDS encoding sodium-translocating pyrophosphatase, whose protein sequence is MPGIFWIVPVICLVTVLFIIYLARYVLAKDTGTPKMKEVGDMIFEGAWAFLNRQYRTIAMLAVITAVVVGVVVGLLSGDTTPGNVGQFGIMWRTGVAFLAGAIASGISGFAGMYIAVKSNVRCAAAAQRSWREAIDVAMRGGAVSGFLITTLSLIGVTAIFFAFGGADTPEIAPHLIVGFGFGASFVALFAQLGGGIYTKAADMGADLVGKVEAGIPEDDARNAAVIADLVGDNVGDCAGRGADLFESTAAENIGAMILGATVYAITQDVAWIIFPLVVRAFGLVASMIGLLIVKAKEEEDPMAALNRGYWVSIILSAVGMVITVSIMLGNAWLAAAGLVGIGASVAILYITQYYTDTKYKPVKDLAQASRTGSATNIVGGIGIGFETAFPTTAVIGIALLVAYAFGKASGVEGAGAFGTAVATMGMLMTCPYVLAMDTFGPITDNANGINEMAGAGPQVRKITDRLDAVGNTTKALTKGYALVSAGLAAFLLFQAYMDQVSFLRGTPFEAINLARPEVFVGGLIAVMLVFLFSAWAIQAVGAAAQKIIEEVRRQFRENPKIMTWEAKPDYARAVDITARAGLRGMIKPGVLPVIVPLALGVGFNLIPEYDAAQAVGAMLMVGTIGGIMMAAFMNNAGGAWDNAKKYIEDGQLKDDKGVVQGKRTFAHAAAVVGDTVGDPLKDTAGPSLHVLIKLLSTITLVLVPLFI, encoded by the coding sequence ATGCCTGGTATCTTCTGGATCGTACCCGTGATCTGCCTAGTAACCGTGCTGTTCATTATCTACCTGGCCCGTTACGTCCTGGCCAAGGACACCGGAACCCCCAAGATGAAAGAAGTTGGGGACATGATTTTCGAGGGCGCCTGGGCGTTCCTCAACCGCCAGTACCGCACCATCGCTATGCTGGCGGTCATCACTGCCGTAGTCGTCGGGGTCGTTGTCGGCCTCCTGTCCGGCGACACCACCCCCGGTAATGTCGGACAATTCGGCATCATGTGGCGCACCGGCGTCGCCTTCCTGGCCGGCGCCATCGCCTCCGGCATCTCCGGCTTTGCCGGCATGTACATCGCCGTCAAATCCAACGTCCGCTGCGCCGCGGCCGCCCAGAGGAGCTGGCGTGAAGCCATCGACGTCGCCATGCGCGGCGGCGCCGTTTCCGGCTTCCTCATCACCACCCTGTCGCTCATCGGCGTTACCGCCATCTTCTTCGCCTTCGGCGGTGCCGACACCCCGGAAATCGCCCCCCATTTGATCGTCGGCTTCGGCTTCGGCGCATCGTTCGTCGCCCTCTTCGCCCAACTTGGCGGCGGTATCTATACCAAGGCCGCTGACATGGGCGCCGACCTCGTCGGCAAGGTTGAAGCCGGCATTCCTGAAGACGACGCCCGCAATGCCGCCGTCATCGCTGACCTGGTCGGCGACAACGTCGGTGACTGCGCCGGCCGCGGTGCCGACCTCTTCGAGTCCACCGCCGCTGAAAACATCGGCGCCATGATCCTGGGCGCCACCGTCTACGCCATCACCCAGGACGTCGCCTGGATCATCTTCCCGCTGGTCGTCCGCGCCTTCGGCCTGGTCGCCAGCATGATCGGCCTGCTTATCGTCAAGGCCAAGGAAGAAGAAGACCCCATGGCCGCTTTGAACCGCGGCTACTGGGTGTCCATCATCCTGTCCGCCGTCGGTATGGTCATCACCGTATCCATCATGCTGGGCAACGCCTGGCTGGCCGCCGCTGGCCTCGTCGGCATCGGCGCCTCGGTCGCCATCCTCTACATCACCCAGTACTACACCGATACCAAGTATAAGCCGGTTAAAGACCTGGCCCAGGCCTCCCGCACCGGTTCCGCCACCAACATCGTCGGCGGTATCGGCATCGGTTTCGAGACCGCCTTCCCCACCACCGCCGTCATCGGCATCGCCCTGCTGGTCGCCTATGCCTTCGGCAAGGCTTCCGGAGTTGAAGGCGCCGGCGCCTTCGGCACTGCTGTCGCCACCATGGGCATGCTGATGACCTGCCCCTACGTCCTGGCCATGGATACCTTCGGCCCCATCACCGATAACGCCAACGGCATCAACGAGATGGCCGGCGCCGGACCCCAGGTCCGGAAAATCACCGACCGCCTCGACGCCGTCGGCAACACTACCAAGGCCCTGACCAAGGGCTACGCCCTGGTCTCCGCCGGTCTTGCCGCCTTCCTCCTGTTCCAGGCTTACATGGACCAGGTCTCGTTCCTGCGCGGCACGCCTTTTGAAGCTATCAACCTGGCCCGCCCCGAGGTCTTCGTCGGCGGCCTGATCGCCGTCATGCTGGTCTTCCTGTTCAGCGCCTGGGCTATCCAGGCTGTCGGCGCCGCAGCCCAGAAGATCATCGAGGAAGTCCGCCGACAGTTCCGCGAGAATCCCAAGATCATGACCTGGGAAGCCAAGCCGGACTACGCCCGCGCTGTCGATATCACCGCCCGCGCCGGCCTCCGCGGCATGATCAAGCCCGGCGTTTTGCCGGTGATCGTCCCGCTGGCCCTGGGTGTCGGTTTCAACCTCATCCCGGAATATGACGCCGCCCAGGCTGTCGGCGCTATGCTGATGGTCGGCACCATCGGCGGCATCATGATGGCCGCCTTCATGAACAACGCCGGCGGCGCCTGGGACAATGCTAAAAAATACATCGAAGACGGACAGCTCAAGGATGACAAGGGCGTCGTCCAGGGCAAGCGCACCTTCGCTCATGCCGCTGCTGTCGTCGGCGACACCGTCGGCGATCCCCTGAAGGACACCGCCGGACCTTCCCTGCACGTCCTGATTAAGCTCCTGTCCACCATCACCCTGGTCCTCGTCCCCCTGTTCATCTAA
- the rsmD gene encoding 16S rRNA (guanine(966)-N(2))-methyltransferase RsmD, with protein sequence MAKDTHVKAVFGAGFDDEGLFIQNDGVGYLRVIAGECKGRPIKVPDRKATRPATELVRGAIFSMLASLTEDWDEVLDMFSGSGSLGIEALSRGAGHVDFVEQERVCCDIIRDNLEKCGLSGRARVNCLPVERSLSMLDKEYDIILMDPPYRREDIGEFLGKLAATRLVGMKTWLVITHSPRVPLEEKYGQLALKKERRHGDSIISIYRKEISE encoded by the coding sequence TTGGCAAAAGACACCCACGTCAAAGCGGTTTTCGGTGCAGGGTTTGACGACGAGGGACTCTTCATTCAGAATGACGGCGTGGGTTATCTCAGAGTCATCGCCGGCGAATGCAAAGGCCGGCCGATAAAAGTGCCTGACCGAAAAGCCACCCGCCCGGCGACGGAACTGGTGCGCGGGGCTATCTTTTCGATGCTGGCCTCGCTGACCGAGGACTGGGATGAAGTACTTGATATGTTCTCGGGGTCGGGATCGCTGGGCATCGAGGCGCTGTCGCGGGGGGCGGGGCACGTCGATTTCGTCGAACAGGAACGGGTCTGCTGCGACATCATCAGGGACAACCTGGAAAAGTGCGGCTTGTCCGGCCGCGCCCGGGTTAACTGCTTGCCCGTCGAACGGTCGCTCTCGATGTTGGACAAAGAGTACGACATCATCCTGATGGACCCGCCTTACCGGCGCGAGGACATCGGTGAGTTTTTGGGTAAGCTTGCCGCCACCCGGCTCGTGGGAATGAAAACCTGGCTGGTGATAACCCATTCACCGAGGGTGCCGCTGGAAGAAAAGTATGGTCAGTTGGCGCTGAAGAAGGAACGCCGCCACGGCGACAGCATCATCTCAATTTATCGCAAGGAGATTTCGGAATGA
- the coaD gene encoding pantetheine-phosphate adenylyltransferase, whose protein sequence is MKIALYPGSFDPFTYGHIDIVRRTSKLFDKVIVGVFDTPEKKLMFTTEERVKLGREAVKDLPNVEVKAFSGLMVEFARREGVTTVVRGLRVNNDFEFEFDMAMINRKLAPEIELVCLLASPEYQFLSSSMLKEVARLGGDFADLVPPFVARAVLAKVGC, encoded by the coding sequence ATGAAGATAGCTTTATACCCCGGCTCGTTCGACCCGTTCACCTACGGGCATATCGACATCGTCCGCCGCACTTCGAAGCTATTCGACAAGGTCATCGTCGGTGTCTTTGACACGCCGGAAAAGAAGCTCATGTTCACCACCGAAGAGAGGGTGAAGCTGGGCCGCGAGGCCGTCAAGGACCTGCCCAACGTCGAGGTCAAGGCGTTCTCGGGACTCATGGTTGAGTTTGCTCGACGCGAGGGCGTGACCACTGTCGTCCGGGGCTTGCGCGTCAACAACGATTTCGAATTCGAATTCGACATGGCGATGATCAACCGCAAGCTGGCGCCCGAGATCGAACTCGTTTGCCTGCTGGCCAGCCCGGAATACCAGTTCCTATCGTCGAGCATGCTGAAAGAGGTGGCGCGCCTGGGCGGGGATTTCGCCGACCTGGTGCCGCCGTTCGTCGCCAGAGCCGTCCTGGCAAAAGTGGGATGCTGA
- a CDS encoding YfhL family 4Fe-4S dicluster ferredoxin, producing MAFKITDECISCGACEPECPNAAISEGDNIYIIDPAKCTECVGSFATKQCAEICPVDCCVADEAHVESREALLAKWRKLHPGKEPKV from the coding sequence ATGGCTTTCAAGATCACCGATGAGTGCATTAGCTGCGGCGCGTGCGAGCCGGAGTGCCCTAACGCGGCTATCTCTGAGGGAGATAATATCTATATCATCGATCCGGCCAAATGTACCGAATGTGTCGGATCCTTTGCGACCAAACAATGCGCTGAGATTTGTCCTGTCGATTGCTGCGTCGCCGATGAAGCTCACGTGGAATCACGGGAAGCCTTGCTGGCCAAATGGCGCAAATTACATCCTGGCAAAGAACCAAAGGTCTAA
- a CDS encoding IS110 family transposase, with translation MQNTAARKVRQVPEGYLVIGIDPHKSKHAAVAITQDFTIRDKFKFENAMEGFELLLRRVRTEMVRADCRGVMFAIETGGHYWRNIAYYLDAKGIPFRFINQYTLKRRREGKDLNHRKNDYRDSEVAAQLLCTGEFVESGLPQGVYADLRSSHNAYRRLVKERTRITNLIKGLLDGVFPEFVHVFKDPCAVTAQGVLSCCLTPWDVAGMDIENFIAKVEANYHGHRLMRRKLADLHEAAKMTIGISSGARSVVSEMGFLVEKLELIKKHIKEIDQTLTRLVDQTEEGKYLLSITGLSYIAVAGLIAELGCFKAYRTAKQMIKMAGSNPTESESAGKKSAHTPMSKQGRPVLRYCAWTSVIPMLRFNADFREWAKKRRERPIHENPLCGREIVGAALNKLLRLAFSMVKNQTFYGSPQLVSVAS, from the coding sequence ATGCAGAATACCGCTGCCAGGAAAGTTCGGCAAGTCCCTGAGGGTTACCTCGTGATCGGAATCGACCCCCATAAAAGCAAACATGCTGCAGTCGCCATTACACAAGACTTCACCATTCGTGACAAGTTCAAGTTTGAAAATGCAATGGAAGGGTTTGAATTGTTACTACGCCGTGTCAGGACTGAAATGGTTCGGGCAGATTGCCGCGGCGTAATGTTCGCGATCGAAACAGGTGGCCATTACTGGCGGAATATCGCCTATTACCTCGATGCGAAAGGTATTCCATTTCGTTTCATCAATCAATACACATTGAAGCGAAGGCGCGAAGGGAAGGATTTGAACCACAGGAAGAATGATTACCGGGACAGCGAGGTTGCAGCTCAACTCCTGTGCACCGGTGAGTTCGTCGAAAGCGGTCTCCCCCAAGGCGTATATGCAGACCTACGTTCCTCTCATAACGCTTATCGGCGGTTGGTCAAGGAGCGGACCAGGATAACAAACCTCATAAAGGGTCTTCTGGACGGAGTGTTTCCGGAATTCGTTCATGTCTTCAAAGATCCATGTGCGGTTACGGCGCAAGGCGTTTTGTCGTGTTGTCTTACACCATGGGACGTTGCTGGCATGGACATTGAGAATTTCATTGCCAAAGTAGAAGCCAATTACCATGGACACCGGTTAATGCGTAGAAAGCTGGCGGACCTTCATGAAGCAGCGAAGATGACCATAGGCATTTCATCCGGGGCTCGATCAGTGGTCTCCGAGATGGGCTTTCTAGTGGAAAAGCTCGAATTAATTAAAAAACACATCAAAGAAATAGACCAAACACTAACCAGACTCGTTGACCAAACCGAAGAGGGTAAATATCTGCTGTCGATCACCGGCCTCAGTTACATCGCCGTTGCTGGCCTAATCGCGGAACTGGGCTGCTTCAAGGCATATCGGACCGCAAAACAGATGATAAAGATGGCGGGTAGCAATCCAACTGAGTCAGAATCAGCTGGAAAGAAGAGCGCCCATACTCCGATGAGCAAGCAGGGGCGCCCGGTCTTACGATACTGCGCTTGGACTTCTGTTATCCCGATGCTACGTTTCAATGCCGATTTTCGTGAGTGGGCGAAAAAGAGAAGGGAACGACCGATCCACGAAAATCCGCTGTGCGGTAGGGAAATCGTCGGTGCTGCTTTAAACAAGCTCTTACGTTTAGCTTTTTCGATGGTGAAAAACCAGACGTTTTACGGGTCACCTCAATTGGTGTCGGTGGCCAGCTAG
- a CDS encoding PAS domain-containing protein, with translation MVEHRKFSPNPDSSKDIQSAATYARSLIEASLDPLVTISATGKITDVNEATIKATGVAREKLIGADFSNYFTEPEKAREGYKQVFAKGSVTDYPLTIRNKDGRLIDVLYNASVYKDVGGKVLGVFAAARDVTDSKAVNRNFIETKNFLDNILQSSTKYSIIGKDLDHRILSWNEGAQRNYGYSAEEIIGRDSSILHTPEDIASGAVDRLLSEAYENGLAEGEFQRVRKDGTRFMASVVVTRRNDAFGHPIGYLLMSNDISEKKRAEEQLRQASHYARSLIESSLDPLVTISPDGKITDVNEATIKVTGIPREKLIGTDFSNYFTEPQKAREGYLQVFAKGFVTDYPLTIRHRGGQLTDVLYNASVYKDSAGKVIGIFAAARDVTAQKQASQYARSLIEASLDPLVTISPEGKITDVNEATIKVTGVSREQLIGTDFSNYFTEPQKAREGYQQVFALGSVTDYPLTIRNSNGTLTDVLYNASVYKDISGKVLGVFAAARDITAQRQAEAQVAEQRTKELERLAELERFQRLTVGRELKMIELKKEIEELKRQR, from the coding sequence ATGGTTGAGCACAGAAAGTTCTCCCCCAACCCCGATTCTTCAAAGGATATTCAATCCGCAGCCACCTACGCTCGAAGTCTCATCGAAGCCAGCCTTGACCCCCTGGTCACCATCTCAGCCACCGGTAAAATCACCGACGTCAACGAAGCTACAATCAAAGCCACCGGTGTAGCTCGGGAAAAACTTATCGGCGCCGATTTCTCCAATTACTTCACTGAACCGGAGAAAGCTCGGGAGGGTTACAAGCAGGTCTTTGCCAAGGGGTCGGTGACCGATTATCCGCTCACTATCCGTAACAAGGACGGCAGGCTAATCGATGTCCTCTATAATGCCTCCGTTTATAAGGACGTTGGCGGTAAGGTCCTGGGCGTGTTCGCCGCCGCCCGTGACGTCACTGACTCCAAAGCCGTTAACCGCAACTTCATAGAGACCAAGAACTTCCTGGATAACATCCTGCAAAGCTCAACTAAATATTCCATTATCGGGAAAGATCTGGACCACCGGATTCTGTCCTGGAATGAAGGTGCCCAGCGGAACTACGGCTATTCAGCGGAAGAAATCATCGGCCGGGATTCGAGTATTCTGCATACCCCGGAGGATATCGCCTCGGGGGCGGTCGATCGATTGCTGTCGGAAGCCTATGAAAACGGCCTAGCTGAAGGGGAATTCCAGCGCGTCAGGAAAGACGGGACGCGTTTCATGGCCAGCGTCGTCGTCACCCGGCGTAACGATGCCTTTGGCCATCCGATTGGTTACCTACTGATGAGCAACGATATCTCGGAGAAGAAACGTGCAGAAGAACAACTGAGGCAGGCTTCTCACTACGCCAGGAGCCTGATCGAGTCATCGCTTGATCCGCTGGTAACCATTTCTCCCGACGGCAAGATCACCGACGTAAATGAAGCGACCATAAAAGTCACCGGCATCCCCAGGGAGAAGCTGATCGGCACCGACTTCTCTAATTACTTTACTGAGCCGCAGAAAGCCCGGGAAGGTTACCTGCAGGTTTTTGCCAAAGGTTTCGTCACTGACTATCCCCTCACCATCCGCCATCGCGGAGGACAGCTGACCGACGTGCTGTACAACGCTTCCGTTTATAAAGACAGCGCCGGTAAAGTCATCGGCATCTTCGCCGCCGCCCGGGACGTCACCGCCCAGAAACAGGCGTCCCAATACGCCCGCAGCCTGATTGAAGCTTCGCTGGATCCCCTAGTGACCATCTCGCCTGAAGGCAAGATCACCGACGTCAATGAGGCAACCATCAAGGTCACCGGCGTCAGCCGAGAGCAACTGATTGGCACAGATTTCTCCAACTATTTCACCGAGCCGCAAAAAGCCCGGGAAGGTTACCAGCAGGTATTTGCCCTCGGATCGGTAACGGACTATCCTCTTACCATTCGCAATTCCAACGGGACGCTTACCGATGTTCTTTATAATGCCTCAGTCTACAAGGACATTTCAGGAAAGGTATTGGGTGTCTTTGCTGCAGCTCGCGATATCACCGCTCAGCGCCAGGCCGAAGCCCAGGTTGCGGAGCAGCGCACCAAGGAACTGGAAAGGCTCGCCGAGCTTGAACGGTTCCAGCGTCTCACCGTTGGCCGTGAACTCAAGATGATCGAGCTTAAAAAAGAGATTGAGGAACTCAAACGACAACGATAG
- a CDS encoding sensor histidine kinase, with product MSHQSEVFPDPRNRLTADSDNVRLEDTQRAVLNILEDFDAEKEQMHDTSKALLNILEDLNVSNEELQQSRDVLEERVIERTAELTREKNISDTTIESLPGVFYLFDTQGKFLKWNKNWELVTGVTAEEMPSKTVLEFFEGEDRTLIEQRIGEVFEKGQSTAEANFVSRDGRRTPYYFTGRLVVLDGKECLIGVGMDISERKLAEEAIKSRTEELARSNAELEQFAYIASHDLQEPLRMVSSYVQLLGKRYQGKLDADADEFIHYAADGANRMQRLINDLLAYSRVGTRGGTFEPTPLESILNQALDNLKMLVSDSGVIITHDALPMVYGDAGQLSQVFQNLIDNAIKFRGDDVPRVHISAEIRGNECVCSVQDNGIGIAPEYRERIFLIFQRLHTRSKYPGTGIGLAICKRIVERHGGRIWVESAPEGGSVFHFTLPISPKKG from the coding sequence GTGTCTCACCAATCGGAAGTTTTCCCCGACCCTAGGAATAGACTGACCGCCGATTCGGACAACGTCCGTCTCGAGGACACCCAGCGGGCAGTGTTGAACATCTTGGAGGATTTCGACGCTGAGAAGGAGCAGATGCATGATACTTCAAAGGCGCTGCTCAACATCCTGGAAGACCTGAACGTATCGAACGAAGAACTTCAACAATCCCGTGATGTCCTCGAAGAACGGGTAATCGAGCGCACCGCTGAGCTGACACGCGAAAAAAACATTTCCGACACCACCATTGAAAGCCTCCCGGGAGTTTTCTATCTCTTCGACACCCAGGGCAAATTCCTCAAGTGGAATAAAAACTGGGAACTGGTCACTGGGGTCACCGCTGAGGAAATGCCATCAAAAACCGTCCTTGAATTTTTTGAGGGTGAAGACAGGACGCTCATTGAACAAAGGATCGGTGAAGTCTTTGAAAAAGGACAATCTACGGCTGAAGCTAATTTTGTTTCCCGGGATGGCCGCAGGACCCCTTATTATTTTACTGGCAGACTGGTCGTGCTCGATGGCAAAGAGTGCCTGATCGGTGTCGGCATGGATATCTCCGAACGGAAATTGGCGGAAGAGGCCATCAAGAGCCGGACCGAAGAGCTGGCCCGCTCCAACGCTGAGCTGGAGCAGTTCGCCTATATCGCCTCCCACGACCTCCAGGAACCGCTCCGCATGGTTTCAAGTTACGTGCAACTCTTGGGTAAACGATACCAGGGCAAACTTGATGCTGACGCCGACGAGTTCATCCACTATGCCGCCGACGGGGCTAACCGGATGCAACGCCTGATCAATGACCTCCTGGCTTATTCCCGGGTTGGTACCAGGGGTGGCACTTTTGAACCAACCCCTCTCGAAAGCATTCTGAATCAGGCCCTGGACAACCTCAAGATGCTGGTCTCCGATAGCGGCGTCATCATCACCCATGACGCTCTGCCGATGGTATACGGCGATGCCGGCCAACTGTCGCAAGTTTTCCAAAACCTGATCGACAACGCCATCAAGTTCCGTGGTGATGATGTTCCAAGGGTCCACATTTCGGCAGAAATCCGCGGCAACGAATGTGTCTGTTCGGTCCAGGATAACGGTATCGGCATCGCTCCCGAGTACCGAGAGAGGATCTTCTTAATATTCCAACGGCTGCACACCAGGTCCAAATACCCCGGTACTGGCATCGGTTTAGCTATCTGCAAACGTATCGTTGAGCGTCACGGCGGCCGCATCTGGGTGGAATCTGCTCCTGAAGGTGGCTCGGTCTTCCATTTCACCTTGCCCATCTCGCCTAAGAAAGGATAA
- a CDS encoding response regulator: MDADVLKPVDILLVEDNPGDARLTREALKDSKIRNNLWVVEDGVEAMDFVRRTGKHTEAPRPDLILLDLNLPRKSGREVLAEIKADEDLKSIPVVVLTISKADEDICRAYKLHANCYVTKPLDFNQFLTITKSIEDFWLTIVRLPPKTGC, translated from the coding sequence ATGGATGCTGACGTTTTAAAGCCTGTTGATATTTTGCTCGTCGAAGACAATCCTGGTGACGCTCGTTTGACTCGGGAGGCGCTCAAAGACAGCAAGATCCGGAACAACCTTTGGGTTGTCGAAGATGGTGTGGAAGCAATGGATTTTGTGAGACGCACGGGTAAGCACACCGAAGCGCCTCGGCCAGACCTTATCCTGTTGGATTTGAATCTACCGCGCAAAAGCGGGCGTGAAGTTTTGGCTGAGATTAAGGCGGATGAGGATCTGAAGTCGATCCCGGTGGTCGTCTTGACCATCTCCAAAGCCGACGAGGACATCTGCCGGGCTTACAAGTTGCACGCTAATTGCTATGTCACCAAACCCCTGGACTTCAACCAGTTCCTCACCATTACTAAATCGATTGAAGATTTTTGGCTGACCATCGTCAGGTTGCCACCAAAAACGGGCTGTTAA